The Sphaerospermopsis torques-reginae ITEP-024 genome has a window encoding:
- the gyrA gene encoding DNA gyrase subunit A yields MAQQLNLLSTGQVIPTPLHTEMQRSYLEYAMSVIVGRALPDVRDGLKPVHRRILYAMHELGLTPDRPYRKCARVVGDVLGKYHPHGDQAVYDALVRLVQDFSSRYPLLAGHGNFGSVDNDPPAAMRYTETRLAPVSHEGMLAEIGEETVEFIGNFDNSQQEPTVLPAQLPFLLLNGCAGIAVGMATNIPPHNLGEIVDGLIALIDNPDLKDEKLFELIPGPDFPTGGEIVGNSGIREAYTTGKGGIVLRGVATLEEVMPTRGSKRRTAIIVTELPYQVNKAGWIEKVADLVNQGRLHGISDLRDESDREGMRVVIELKRDTNPQDVLQHLYHQTALQTTFGAILLALVDGQPRQLSLRQMLQEFLNFREHTLNRRYSYELGKAENRLNIVTGLLTALSNLDEVIAILRHAADGSTAKMTLCSQLDLSEVQADAILAMPLRRLTSLEQQNLQQEFNDLNEQITSLRRLLEDRRELLKSLKKDLRTLKRKYVDKRRTKISAISDIPVKQEHGKLETDDPKSKIQNLKSEHPPEAAILEFTQRGYVRRLSPNGKKPKTENSLHENDFIIQTEVTDTNQDLLILNTGGKVYPVKVGDIPATTGRSPRGTPLITMLTSTAQANVEGIVSRFVLPEDPEINQIVLLTKQGRIKRLALEEFANLSRRGITILKLKDDDELSFTEFTTTGQHLILASSGGRLLRFAVNDEQLPIMGRAAMGLQAFRLVKNQQMVGCANVGKDDQLLLVTQEGYAKRIPASNLRAANRGDLGIQILKFHNKTDHLAGMVRAIPGTDVALVTNKERVVRIPVDSVPILDRDAKGESVLQVNRDEVIINVFEVRS; encoded by the coding sequence ATGGCACAACAGTTAAACCTTCTCTCCACGGGACAGGTAATTCCAACACCCCTGCACACCGAGATGCAACGGTCTTATCTAGAATATGCCATGAGTGTGATAGTCGGGCGGGCATTACCGGACGTGCGTGATGGCTTAAAGCCTGTGCATCGGCGGATTTTGTACGCCATGCACGAACTCGGTTTAACACCAGATAGACCTTATCGCAAATGCGCTCGCGTAGTTGGTGACGTATTAGGTAAGTACCATCCCCACGGAGATCAAGCTGTTTACGATGCCCTAGTCAGGTTAGTACAGGATTTTTCTAGCCGTTACCCCTTATTAGCCGGACATGGTAACTTTGGCAGTGTGGATAATGACCCACCAGCGGCGATGCGTTATACAGAGACGCGCCTTGCACCAGTAAGTCACGAGGGAATGCTGGCGGAAATTGGCGAAGAAACTGTAGAATTTATCGGAAATTTCGATAATTCCCAACAAGAACCCACAGTATTACCTGCTCAGTTACCATTTCTCTTGCTTAATGGCTGTGCTGGTATTGCTGTGGGGATGGCTACAAATATTCCACCCCATAATTTAGGGGAAATAGTCGATGGTTTAATAGCTTTAATTGATAATCCAGATTTAAAAGATGAGAAGTTATTTGAGTTAATTCCTGGTCCCGATTTTCCTACAGGTGGGGAAATTGTTGGTAACTCAGGCATTCGAGAAGCATACACTACAGGTAAAGGTGGGATCGTTCTCCGGGGTGTAGCTACCCTAGAAGAAGTTATGCCAACTAGGGGAAGTAAGCGCCGGACGGCAATTATAGTTACAGAATTACCGTATCAAGTGAATAAAGCCGGCTGGATTGAAAAAGTCGCTGATTTGGTCAATCAAGGTCGTTTACACGGCATTTCTGATTTGCGAGATGAGAGCGATCGTGAGGGAATGCGAGTAGTTATTGAACTCAAACGCGATACCAACCCCCAGGATGTTCTTCAGCATCTGTATCACCAAACAGCCCTACAAACTACTTTTGGGGCGATTCTTTTAGCTTTGGTGGATGGACAACCCCGTCAGTTAAGCTTGCGGCAAATGTTACAGGAGTTTCTCAATTTCCGAGAACATACTCTTAATCGTCGCTACAGTTATGAGTTAGGTAAAGCTGAAAATCGTTTAAATATCGTCACTGGTTTATTAACAGCTTTATCTAACTTAGATGAAGTAATCGCTATTTTACGGCACGCTGCCGATGGTAGTACAGCCAAAATGACTCTTTGTAGTCAGTTAGATTTAAGTGAAGTACAAGCGGATGCCATTTTAGCCATGCCATTACGCCGTCTCACCAGTTTAGAACAACAAAACTTACAGCAGGAATTTAATGACCTCAACGAGCAAATTACCTCATTGCGGAGATTACTGGAAGACCGACGGGAATTACTGAAGTCTTTAAAAAAGGATTTGCGAACTCTAAAACGCAAATATGTCGATAAAAGACGCACTAAAATTTCCGCCATCAGCGATATCCCAGTTAAACAAGAACATGGAAAATTAGAAACAGACGATCCAAAATCCAAAATCCAAAATCTAAAATCGGAACACCCCCCAGAAGCAGCTATTTTAGAATTTACCCAGCGCGGTTATGTACGTCGTCTTTCTCCTAATGGGAAGAAGCCAAAAACTGAAAACAGTTTGCATGAAAATGACTTCATTATTCAAACAGAGGTAACTGATACCAATCAAGATTTGCTCATCCTCAATACTGGGGGCAAAGTTTACCCTGTGAAGGTGGGAGATATTCCCGCCACAACTGGACGTTCTCCACGGGGAACACCTTTAATTACCATGCTTACCAGTACGGCTCAAGCCAATGTAGAAGGTATTGTTAGCCGCTTTGTGCTGCCAGAAGATCCTGAAATTAATCAAATTGTACTGCTGACAAAACAAGGGCGCATTAAGCGTCTGGCTTTGGAGGAATTTGCTAATCTTAGTCGGCGCGGAATTACGATTTTAAAACTCAAAGATGATGATGAATTGTCTTTTACTGAGTTCACCACCACAGGTCAACATCTGATTTTAGCTAGTTCTGGCGGCCGCTTGTTGCGATTTGCTGTTAATGATGAACAATTGCCAATTATGGGACGTGCAGCAATGGGTTTACAAGCTTTCCGTTTGGTAAAAAATCAGCAAATGGTCGGCTGTGCGAATGTTGGTAAAGATGATCAGTTATTGCTGGTTACTCAAGAAGGATACGCCAAGCGAATACCCGCCAGTAATTTAAGAGCAGCTAATCGCGGTGATTTAGGTATACAAATCCTCAAATTTCATAACAAAACTGATCATTTGGCGGGAATGGTACGTGCTATCCCTGGTACAGATGTGGCATTAGTGACTAATAAGGAGCGGGTGGTGAGAATACCTGTAGACTCTGTGCCTATCTTAGACAGAGATGCTAAGGGTGAAAGTGTTTTACAAGTCAACAGAGATGAGGTAATTATCAACGTTTTTGAGGTGCGATCGTAA
- a CDS encoding response regulator: MKTVLIVEDDLINARVFSKILTKRGGLGVKHTEDVEEVMKIAQAGEADLILMDVSLSRSIYQGKSVDGIKITQMLKSDPTTANLPVILVTAHAMEGDRENFLEQSGADGYISKPVVDHEQFVEQIMALLPKEES; this comes from the coding sequence ATGAAAACAGTTTTAATTGTCGAAGATGATTTGATTAATGCTCGTGTTTTTTCCAAGATTTTGACCAAACGTGGTGGCTTGGGGGTAAAACACACGGAAGATGTGGAAGAAGTAATGAAAATTGCCCAAGCTGGGGAAGCTGATTTGATTTTAATGGATGTTTCTCTGTCACGTAGTATTTATCAAGGCAAGTCTGTTGATGGTATCAAAATTACACAAATGTTAAAATCTGACCCAACAACCGCAAATTTACCTGTAATTTTGGTGACTGCACACGCTATGGAAGGCGATCGCGAGAACTTTCTTGAACAAAGTGGTGCTGATGGCTACATCTCAAAACCAGTTGTTGACCATGAGCAATTTGTTGAGCAAATCATGGCACTTCTACCCAAAGAGGAGTCTTGA
- a CDS encoding TetR/AcrR family transcriptional regulator yields the protein MGRIAKITNQQILDAAREIFLEQGFGASTLEIAQKAGISEASIFKRFSTKEELFLASMGIPEKSPWGKKLDAVVGKGNLKQNLSDLSLEILEFNRQVMPRLMMLRSRGNLLPEMFNRADSRPSRDLKTFTKFLEKEIENGRIRPCDPQTIAMILLGSLMNFVFLEQMHPKGDVPADEQKFVQNLVEIIWQGISPIEN from the coding sequence ATGGGACGGATAGCAAAAATCACCAATCAGCAAATTTTAGATGCAGCCCGTGAAATCTTTCTGGAGCAAGGTTTTGGGGCTTCTACTTTAGAAATTGCTCAAAAGGCAGGGATTTCAGAAGCGTCTATTTTCAAACGTTTCTCTACCAAAGAAGAACTTTTTTTGGCATCAATGGGGATACCTGAGAAATCACCTTGGGGAAAAAAACTTGATGCTGTGGTAGGAAAAGGAAATCTGAAACAAAATCTGAGCGATTTGAGTCTAGAGATTTTAGAATTCAATCGTCAAGTGATGCCACGATTGATGATGTTGCGATCGCGTGGTAATTTATTGCCAGAAATGTTCAATCGAGCAGATTCTAGACCTAGCCGAGATTTGAAAACATTTACCAAATTTTTAGAGAAGGAAATAGAAAATGGCAGAATCCGCCCCTGTGATCCCCAAACTATTGCTATGATATTGTTAGGTTCACTGATGAACTTTGTGTTTTTAGAGCAGATGCACCCCAAAGGAGATGTACCCGCAGATGAGCAAAAGTTTGTCCAGAACTTAGTTGAGATTATTTGGCAAGGAATTTCACCCATTGAAAATTAA
- the queG gene encoding tRNA epoxyqueuosine(34) reductase QueG — protein sequence MNECALTSSVIKEKAQEIGFHKVGIAAVEGVDATEVQRLQAWMEMGYHADMEWMGNPKRQNISLVMPEVRSLICVALNYYTPHQHQKGQEYAKISRYGWGRDYHKVLHKKLKQLATWLESQGGGIKARYYADTGPVQDKVWAQKAGIGWIAKNGNVITREYGSWVFLGEVLTNIELESDRPATQHCGTCTRCIQACPTGAITQPFVVDANQCIAYHTIENRAETLPENIKTNLHGWVAGCDICQDVCPWNQRFAQITDVTDFYPYPENLAPKLVELAQITDEEWDRRFTASALRRIKPEMLRRNAGANLDSSRLKNDSESNNL from the coding sequence ATGAACGAGTGTGCCTTAACTAGCAGCGTCATCAAAGAGAAAGCCCAAGAGATAGGCTTTCACAAAGTGGGTATTGCTGCTGTAGAAGGGGTAGACGCTACAGAGGTTCAAAGGTTGCAAGCATGGATGGAGATGGGTTATCACGCTGATATGGAATGGATGGGAAACCCAAAACGTCAGAATATTAGTTTGGTAATGCCAGAAGTGCGATCGCTGATTTGTGTGGCGTTAAATTATTACACACCGCATCAACATCAAAAAGGGCAAGAATACGCGAAAATTTCCCGTTATGGCTGGGGAAGGGATTATCATAAGGTACTGCACAAGAAACTAAAACAACTGGCTACCTGGTTAGAATCACAGGGTGGAGGTATAAAAGCCAGATATTATGCAGACACAGGACCAGTACAAGATAAAGTGTGGGCGCAAAAAGCTGGTATTGGTTGGATTGCCAAAAATGGTAATGTAATTACTAGAGAGTATGGATCTTGGGTATTTTTAGGAGAAGTATTAACTAATATCGAGTTAGAGAGCGATCGCCCAGCTACCCAACATTGCGGTACTTGCACAAGATGTATCCAAGCTTGTCCTACTGGGGCAATTACGCAGCCTTTTGTAGTAGATGCTAATCAGTGCATTGCTTATCACACTATTGAAAATCGAGCAGAAACATTACCAGAAAATATCAAAACTAACTTGCATGGATGGGTTGCGGGTTGTGATATTTGTCAAGATGTATGTCCTTGGAATCAGCGTTTTGCTCAAATAACTGATGTTACAGATTTTTACCCATATCCTGAAAATTTAGCACCCAAGCTGGTAGAATTAGCGCAAATCACAGATGAGGAGTGGGATAGACGATTTACAGCATCAGCCTTGCGACGCATTAAACCCGAAATGTTACGAAGAAATGCCGGTGCTAATCTTGACTCATCTAGGCTAAAGAATGACTCAGAAAGTAATAATCTTTGA
- a CDS encoding ABC transporter ATP-binding protein: MSNTLTIHDSLSPNSEPKPEIIRLENIFKVYGMGETEVQALNDINLSIHEGEYCAIMGPSGSGKSTAMNIIGCLDRPSSGNYYLHNINVAQMNDQDLAHIRNKKLGFVFQQFHLLPQLTALENVMLPMVYAGVKPSERKERAAEALIKVGLEKRLNNKPTQLSGGQQQRVAIARAIVNRPVVLLADEPTGALDSRTTQEVLDIFGELNSTGITVVMVTHETEVASQTKRIVWFRDGKVVHSHLTPKELHQLVAA; the protein is encoded by the coding sequence ATGTCTAATACTCTCACTATTCATGATTCTCTGTCTCCCAACTCTGAACCCAAACCAGAAATTATCCGTCTAGAAAATATATTTAAAGTCTACGGAATGGGGGAAACGGAAGTACAAGCATTAAATGATATCAACTTATCTATTCATGAAGGTGAATATTGTGCCATTATGGGTCCTTCTGGTTCGGGAAAATCAACCGCGATGAATATTATCGGTTGTTTAGATCGTCCCAGTTCGGGAAATTATTATTTACATAATATCAATGTTGCCCAAATGAATGATCAGGACTTAGCACATATTAGAAATAAAAAGCTGGGTTTTGTATTTCAACAATTTCATTTATTACCCCAACTCACAGCTTTAGAAAATGTGATGTTACCAATGGTTTATGCTGGGGTAAAACCTAGTGAAAGAAAAGAACGCGCTGCGGAAGCATTAATAAAAGTTGGTTTGGAAAAACGTTTAAATAATAAACCTACTCAGTTATCAGGAGGACAACAACAAAGAGTAGCGATCGCCCGTGCAATTGTCAACCGTCCTGTGGTACTTTTAGCAGATGAACCTACCGGTGCTTTAGACTCTCGCACTACTCAAGAAGTTTTAGATATTTTTGGTGAATTAAATAGTACGGGAATTACAGTTGTGATGGTGACTCATGAAACGGAAGTTGCTAGTCAAACTAAACGCATTGTTTGGTTTCGTGATGGAAAAGTTGTACACTCTCACTTAACACCAAAAGAGTTACATCAACTCGTAGCTGCTTAA
- a CDS encoding chlorophyll a/b-binding protein encodes MTNATKTITSVPEDRNAWRWGFTPQAEIWNGRLAMIGFLAATLIELFSGQGFLHFWGIL; translated from the coding sequence ATGACTAATGCAACAAAAACTATTACTTCTGTACCTGAAGATCGCAATGCTTGGCGTTGGGGCTTTACTCCCCAAGCTGAAATTTGGAATGGTCGCTTGGCAATGATTGGCTTTTTAGCAGCCACGTTAATTGAGTTATTCTCTGGCCAAGGCTTCCTGCACTTCTGGGGTATTCTGTAA
- a CDS encoding ABC transporter permease, with amino-acid sequence MNFLESVQMAGKTLLSNKLRTVLTMLGIIIGNSSVIAMIGIGEGGQKFVDNQLNSLGPNVLFVIPGNEEVQRVSRDVVRTLVLEDANAIDTQVPTIAETTAELNSRQVVTYKNRNTNVNIIGTTPSFLKVRDFEVATGRFFTDIDMKRSNQVVVLGATLKEKLFGDKNPISQQIRIKNTSFQVIGVLTEKGSNLGVNYDDSALVPIITAANRLVGKTSPYGLEVTYIVASAKDADSVDAAEFQITNLLRQRHKLVGENDFTIRTQKDALETVGQISGALTIMLTGVAAISLFVGGIGIMNIMLVSVTERTQEIGLRKAIGATQQDILLQFMIEAVIVSVIGGLVGTAVGVGGIMLVAAISPLEASISFVSISMAVGISGGIGLFFGVVPARRAAQLDPIVALRSA; translated from the coding sequence ATGAATTTTTTAGAAAGTGTCCAAATGGCAGGTAAAACCCTGTTATCAAATAAATTAAGAACTGTTTTAACAATGCTGGGAATTATTATTGGTAATAGCTCAGTAATTGCAATGATTGGTATTGGTGAAGGTGGACAAAAATTTGTTGACAATCAATTAAACTCCTTGGGTCCCAATGTTTTATTTGTGATTCCTGGTAATGAAGAAGTTCAGCGAGTTTCTAGAGATGTTGTGAGAACTTTAGTTTTAGAAGATGCGAATGCAATTGATACTCAAGTTCCCACAATAGCAGAAACTACAGCAGAATTAAATAGTAGACAGGTTGTTACTTATAAAAACAGAAATACCAATGTGAATATTATTGGTACAACTCCTAGTTTTTTAAAAGTTCGTGATTTTGAAGTAGCGACGGGTAGATTTTTCACCGACATAGATATGAAGCGCAGTAACCAAGTTGTGGTTTTAGGTGCGACATTAAAAGAAAAACTTTTTGGTGATAAAAATCCTATTAGTCAACAAATTAGAATCAAAAATACCAGCTTTCAAGTAATTGGTGTTTTAACAGAAAAAGGTTCAAATTTGGGTGTAAATTATGATGATTCTGCATTAGTTCCAATTATTACAGCCGCAAATCGTTTAGTGGGTAAAACCTCACCTTATGGTTTAGAAGTAACTTATATTGTTGCTTCTGCTAAAGATGCTGATAGTGTAGATGCAGCAGAATTTCAAATCACTAATTTACTGCGACAAAGACATAAATTAGTGGGGGAAAATGACTTTACTATTCGTACCCAAAAAGATGCTTTAGAAACAGTTGGTCAAATTTCCGGTGCTTTGACTATCATGTTAACAGGAGTTGCGGCTATTTCTTTGTTTGTTGGTGGTATTGGAATTATGAATATTATGTTAGTTTCTGTGACTGAACGTACCCAAGAAATTGGTTTAAGAAAAGCCATAGGTGCTACCCAACAAGATATTTTACTTCAGTTTATGATTGAGGCGGTTATTGTTTCTGTAATTGGTGGTTTGGTGGGGACTGCTGTGGGTGTTGGTGGTATAATGTTAGTGGCTGCTATCAGTCCTTTAGAAGCAAGTATTTCTTTTGTTTCTATTAGTATGGCGGTGGGTATTTCTGGAGGAATTGGTTTATTTTTTGGTGTTGTGCCAGCGCGTCGTGCGGCACAACTTGATCCTATTGTGGCGTTGAGGAGTGCGTAG
- a CDS encoding HAD-IA family hydrolase — protein MTQKVIIFDFDGTIADTVDALVNIANRLAVEFGYIQISANELTVLRNLTAREIIKYSGVSLLRIPFLVKKVKGELKTKIKDLESIPGMPEALIELKNQGYRLGIITSNSQENVSEFLKFHHLDDLFEFIHSGVTIFGKTTIINNVFRQRQIKPQTVIYVGDETRDIEAAKKAHIKVVAVTWGFNSPEALAKENPDFLIDHPSELLEVVKQC, from the coding sequence ATGACTCAGAAAGTAATAATCTTTGATTTTGATGGAACAATTGCAGATACAGTAGATGCTCTTGTAAATATTGCAAATCGTTTAGCTGTAGAGTTTGGTTATATACAAATCTCTGCTAATGAACTGACTGTATTAAGGAATTTAACCGCTAGAGAAATTATTAAATATTCAGGTGTTTCTTTGTTAAGAATACCTTTTTTAGTAAAAAAAGTGAAAGGTGAATTAAAAACCAAAATCAAAGATTTAGAATCTATACCAGGAATGCCAGAAGCACTCATAGAACTCAAAAATCAGGGATATAGATTGGGAATTATCACTTCTAATTCTCAAGAAAACGTGAGTGAATTTCTCAAATTTCATCATTTAGATGATCTATTTGAATTTATCCATTCAGGAGTAACAATTTTTGGGAAAACAACTATAATTAATAATGTATTCAGACAAAGGCAAATCAAACCACAAACAGTGATTTATGTGGGAGATGAAACCAGAGATATAGAAGCTGCTAAAAAAGCCCATATTAAAGTTGTTGCTGTTACTTGGGGTTTTAATTCTCCTGAAGCATTAGCTAAGGAAAATCCTGATTTTTTAATTGATCATCCCAGTGAATTATTAGAAGTGGTGAAACAATGTTAA
- a CDS encoding efflux RND transporter periplasmic adaptor subunit translates to MTTHIEIPLIGKKIKYPLRWLTGIMASGILIIGATTAIKIANPENRKQDISKLTVPVTEKSVTVRITASGKVQPVQSVNISPKSPGLLAELNVEQGEKVEKGQIIARMDNSEIKMRILQYQANLEQAKAQLAESEAGSRPEEIAQAKARLAQAQAQLAVIRAGNRNQEIDQARAAVDAAKAQVELTQSRVKRYQALAKEGAVSQDTLDQYITEDRKAKASLEEAQRRLSLQKAGNRDEDIKRQEAVVTQEREALRKLENGSRPEEITRLRAVVAAANAQLRQQQVQLEDTIIRAPFTGIVTQRYATLGGYVSPAISASSNASATSTSIIALARGLEILANVPETDIGRIKQGQEVEIAADAYPDQVFKGRVRLIAPEAVVEQGVTSFQVRINIDSGVDKLRSGLNVDVTFLGDRINDALTIPTVAILTENGKTGVLVPDENNKPQFREITIGTQIKNETQVLEGVKTGDLIFVNPPKDYKIKK, encoded by the coding sequence ATGACTACTCACATAGAAATTCCGCTGATAGGCAAAAAAATAAAATACCCATTGCGCTGGTTAACGGGAATAATGGCATCTGGTATTTTAATAATTGGTGCAACCACAGCGATCAAAATAGCGAACCCAGAAAACCGAAAACAAGACATTAGTAAACTCACAGTTCCAGTGACAGAAAAAAGCGTCACCGTGAGGATTACAGCGAGTGGGAAAGTGCAACCAGTACAAAGCGTGAATATTAGCCCGAAAAGTCCGGGATTATTGGCAGAATTAAACGTTGAACAGGGGGAAAAAGTCGAAAAAGGACAGATTATAGCCCGCATGGATAATTCTGAAATCAAAATGCGGATACTTCAGTATCAAGCTAACTTAGAACAGGCCAAGGCACAATTAGCAGAAAGCGAAGCAGGGAGTCGTCCTGAAGAAATTGCCCAAGCAAAAGCGAGGTTAGCACAGGCACAAGCTCAGTTAGCTGTAATTCGTGCTGGTAATCGTAATCAGGAAATTGATCAAGCTAGGGCTGCGGTAGATGCAGCTAAAGCGCAAGTGGAATTAACTCAATCCAGAGTTAAGCGTTACCAAGCTTTAGCTAAAGAAGGTGCTGTTTCTCAGGATACTTTAGACCAGTACATTACTGAAGATAGAAAAGCAAAAGCCAGTTTAGAAGAAGCACAAAGGCGATTATCTTTGCAAAAAGCTGGAAACCGTGATGAAGATATCAAAAGACAAGAAGCAGTAGTTACCCAAGAAAGGGAAGCATTGCGAAAGTTAGAAAATGGTAGTCGTCCTGAAGAAATTACTCGTTTGAGAGCAGTTGTAGCTGCTGCCAATGCTCAATTAAGACAGCAACAAGTACAATTAGAAGATACAATTATCCGCGCTCCTTTTACCGGAATTGTGACTCAAAGATATGCCACATTAGGAGGTTATGTTAGTCCTGCGATTTCCGCTTCTAGTAATGCTTCTGCTACTTCCACTTCAATTATTGCTTTAGCTAGAGGTTTAGAAATTTTGGCGAATGTTCCTGAAACTGATATTGGGAGAATTAAACAAGGACAAGAAGTAGAAATTGCTGCTGATGCTTATCCAGATCAAGTGTTTAAAGGGCGTGTGCGTTTAATTGCTCCTGAAGCAGTTGTAGAACAAGGTGTAACATCGTTTCAGGTGCGGATAAATATTGATAGTGGTGTGGATAAATTGCGTTCTGGTTTAAATGTGGATGTGACATTTTTGGGCGATCGCATTAATGACGCTTTAACTATTCCCACCGTTGCTATTCTCACGGAAAATGGAAAAACCGGGGTATTAGTACCAGATGAAAATAATAAACCCCAGTTTCGAGAAATTACGATTGGTACACAAATTAAAAACGAAACTCAGGTTTTAGAAGGAGTAAAAACGGGAGATTTGATATTTGTTAATCCTCCTAAAGATTACAAGATTAAAAAATAA
- a CDS encoding tetratricopeptide repeat protein: protein MPKHLNFISFLIVCGLWNLPQAVHAQALIPHTVEIDTAKLEKQGLSLAQEAAQLAQFQQIDMALPRARLATQLAPKNDKVWFLLGGLHLQTKEFDAAIAALKKAQTLNPKNADVLFAIGSANFQKENYPASANYYQAGLKLKPNDPEGLFDLGNAYYMLGRLPEAIAKLNESVSQDKKFWPAVNNIGLIKYEQGDVEGAIKKWQEAIAIDKKAAEPLLALAVALYTQGDSQQGLAIGQEALRLDLRYAELDFLKQNLWGTRLLLDAKKFLDLPQMQSALYPQEDVIIPDPATPR, encoded by the coding sequence GTGCCAAAACACCTTAATTTTATTTCTTTTCTAATTGTCTGTGGTTTATGGAATCTGCCCCAAGCAGTTCACGCACAGGCACTAATACCTCATACAGTAGAGATTGATACAGCTAAGTTAGAGAAGCAGGGTTTGAGCTTGGCTCAAGAAGCTGCTCAATTAGCTCAATTTCAGCAAATTGATATGGCTTTACCCAGAGCCAGGCTGGCGACTCAATTGGCTCCTAAAAATGATAAAGTATGGTTCCTGTTAGGTGGATTACATTTGCAGACAAAAGAGTTTGATGCAGCGATCGCCGCTTTGAAAAAAGCACAAACTCTCAATCCCAAAAATGCGGATGTTCTTTTTGCTATAGGTTCAGCTAATTTTCAGAAAGAAAATTATCCAGCTTCAGCCAACTATTATCAAGCTGGGTTGAAGTTAAAACCCAATGATCCAGAAGGCTTGTTTGATCTGGGAAATGCTTATTATATGTTAGGTCGTTTACCAGAAGCGATCGCCAAACTTAATGAATCTGTATCCCAAGATAAAAAATTCTGGCCAGCAGTTAACAACATTGGCTTAATTAAATACGAACAAGGGGATGTTGAAGGCGCAATAAAGAAATGGCAAGAGGCAATTGCTATTGACAAAAAAGCAGCAGAACCTTTATTAGCACTAGCAGTAGCACTGTATACTCAAGGCGATAGCCAACAAGGTTTAGCAATAGGGCAAGAAGCACTCCGCCTAGACCTACGCTATGCAGAATTAGATTTTCTTAAACAAAACCTTTGGGGTACACGCCTGTTACTAGATGCTAAAAAATTCTTGGATTTACCCCAAATGCAATCAGCCCTATATCCACAGGAAGATGTAATCATACCCGATCCAGCAACTCCACGGTAG
- a CDS encoding HepT-like ribonuclease domain-containing protein, which yields MREYTQGLTFENFSENKLVVKAVLYDYMIIGEASRHIPQHIKERY from the coding sequence ATTAGAGAATATACTCAAGGATTGACATTTGAGAATTTTTCTGAAAATAAGCTGGTAGTAAAAGCAGTGCTTTATGATTATATGATCATAGGTGAAGCCTCTAGACACATTCCCCAACATATAAAAGAACGATATTAG